A DNA window from Pseudomonas tohonis contains the following coding sequences:
- a CDS encoding Z1 domain-containing protein yields the protein MKDVHWPALKGYLSNSKGWNKDAIASIDESSSEVVSLLANPKSESFRHRGLVVGYVQSGKTANMTAVIAKAVDAGYNLIVLLGGVTNKLRAQTQRRIENDIVNRHRPLWQLYTTEKDDGDFTYPMNGSFTMPVEGRAQLVVMKKVTSRLETFRKTIVDDKGKPKTPLAILRQLKVLLIDDECDQASVNSSDNDYDMTRINAEIRKILKALPSVSYVGYTATPFANVFIDPYPLNQNDLDDLYPEDFITALPRTEGYFGAREVFGFGPDNPDNPESPEEAGRNMIRNVPTEKLGKLRPARAGDKDTFHPQMTDELEKATLWFLLSCAIRRARGQQDKHMTMLVHTSPYIIQHTRMAKLLEGWIKENQDALISKSGDLHNKMNQLLQEESSLVPFEYKDAYSLDDLIPHLSSVLDALEFAVENGESLERLDFTKEPKVYIVVGGTVLARGLTLEGLSVSFFLRTSMQYDTLLQMGRWFGYRQGYEDLPRLWTTAELASNFRALARIEEEIREDISTYQKDNVTPKEFAVRVRAIPGMAITAASKMRHAYRSNISFEGRHVQTIRFDHQSHSKVAGNWDAAVAFINEISGERVIEEQNKRKRWLVRDVSLKEIRKFLLAYDISEHHMDLKKDLLLGYIDQASDSLRQWNVGIITPSGENISAKPLGVLGTVNAARRSQLPGNERGYADIKALMSKSDILIDADPSSATTSDDKGWSGYKERRPNIPLLLLYVIDGKSKKQSDNRADLDAVGDLIGIGIVFPGTQDQAGDYFSVELDAPVPEQAGSEEEALAEALAEALDD from the coding sequence ATGAAGGATGTTCATTGGCCGGCCCTAAAAGGCTATCTGTCGAACAGCAAGGGCTGGAATAAAGATGCCATTGCATCCATTGACGAAAGCTCGTCAGAGGTAGTCTCGCTGCTCGCCAACCCCAAGAGCGAGAGCTTCCGCCATCGAGGCCTGGTCGTCGGGTATGTTCAGTCCGGTAAGACGGCAAACATGACGGCTGTGATCGCCAAGGCCGTGGATGCTGGGTACAACCTGATTGTCTTACTGGGCGGGGTGACGAACAAGCTGCGCGCTCAAACTCAGCGACGCATAGAGAACGACATCGTCAATCGCCATCGACCGCTGTGGCAGCTCTACACCACCGAGAAAGATGACGGTGATTTCACCTACCCAATGAATGGCTCGTTCACCATGCCTGTCGAGGGGCGTGCACAGCTCGTTGTGATGAAGAAGGTCACGTCGCGACTGGAGACATTCCGTAAGACGATCGTGGACGACAAGGGCAAACCGAAGACACCGCTAGCGATCCTCCGGCAGCTGAAGGTGTTGCTGATTGATGATGAATGCGACCAAGCCTCGGTCAATTCTTCAGACAACGATTACGATATGACCCGGATCAACGCCGAGATCCGCAAGATTCTCAAAGCACTGCCGTCGGTCTCATACGTGGGCTATACGGCGACTCCATTTGCCAACGTATTTATCGATCCATATCCACTGAATCAGAACGACCTAGACGATCTTTACCCAGAAGACTTCATCACCGCACTGCCCAGAACAGAAGGGTACTTCGGCGCGCGCGAGGTGTTTGGTTTCGGCCCGGACAACCCCGACAATCCAGAATCTCCTGAAGAAGCCGGCAGGAACATGATTCGCAACGTCCCGACAGAGAAGTTGGGTAAGTTGCGTCCTGCTCGCGCAGGCGATAAGGACACCTTCCATCCTCAGATGACCGACGAACTGGAGAAAGCCACCCTCTGGTTCTTGCTCAGCTGCGCGATCCGGCGTGCTCGAGGCCAACAAGACAAGCATATGACCATGCTTGTCCACACCTCCCCTTACATTATCCAGCACACCAGAATGGCCAAGCTTTTAGAAGGCTGGATCAAAGAGAACCAAGACGCACTGATCAGCAAGTCCGGTGATCTGCACAACAAAATGAATCAGCTGCTCCAAGAAGAATCGAGTCTGGTTCCATTCGAATACAAAGATGCTTACTCATTAGACGATCTGATTCCCCATCTTAGTAGCGTACTGGATGCCTTGGAGTTTGCTGTCGAGAATGGCGAGAGTCTGGAACGGCTGGACTTCACCAAAGAACCGAAGGTCTACATCGTCGTCGGCGGCACAGTTCTGGCCCGTGGCCTTACCCTAGAAGGATTGTCAGTGTCCTTCTTCCTGCGCACTTCCATGCAGTACGACACACTACTGCAGATGGGCCGCTGGTTCGGCTACAGGCAGGGCTATGAAGATCTGCCCCGTCTCTGGACTACTGCAGAATTGGCTTCGAACTTCAGAGCGCTCGCTCGCATTGAGGAGGAGATCCGCGAAGACATCAGCACTTATCAGAAGGACAATGTGACGCCGAAAGAATTCGCGGTTCGGGTCCGTGCCATCCCAGGGATGGCAATCACCGCAGCATCCAAGATGCGACACGCCTATCGCAGCAACATCAGCTTCGAAGGTCGCCACGTGCAGACCATTCGCTTCGACCATCAGAGCCACAGTAAAGTCGCGGGAAACTGGGATGCAGCCGTCGCTTTCATTAATGAAATTTCGGGCGAACGGGTGATTGAGGAGCAAAACAAGCGCAAGCGCTGGCTCGTTCGAGACGTATCCCTCAAGGAGATTCGCAAATTCCTGCTCGCATATGACATCAGCGAGCACCACATGGACTTGAAGAAGGATCTCCTGCTCGGTTATATCGACCAAGCATCAGATAGCCTTCGACAATGGAACGTCGGCATCATCACCCCGAGCGGGGAAAATATTTCTGCAAAGCCTCTGGGCGTTCTTGGCACAGTAAACGCAGCTCGTCGTTCTCAGTTGCCTGGAAACGAAAGAGGGTATGCCGACATCAAGGCTCTGATGTCGAAGAGCGACATCCTCATCGACGCCGACCCTTCCAGTGCCACCACCTCAGATGATAAAGGCTGGTCTGGATACAAAGAGCGGCGCCCGAATATCCCTCTACTGCTGCTTTATGTAATCGATGGGAAGTCGAAAAAACAATCGGATAATCGTGCCGACCTCGATGCCGTTGGCGATCTGATCGGTATCGGCATTGTCTTCCCAGGCACCCAGGATCAGGCCGGTGACTACTTCTCGGTCGAACTGGACGCCCCAGTCCCAGAGCAGGCTGGTTCGGAAGAAGAAGCACTCGCCGAGGCCCTAGCAGAGGCGCTTGATGACTAA
- a CDS encoding MFS transporter: protein MHASPKPGSSAARSKAGAVFRVTSGNFLEQFDFFLFGFYATQIAAVFFPASSEFASLMMTFAVFGAGFLMRPLGAVILGAYIDDVGRRKGLIVTLSIMASGTLLIVLVPGYSSIGLWAPLLVLVGRLLQGFSAGAELGGVSVYLAEMATPGRKGFYTSWQSASQQAAIVVAAALGYGLNQLMAPSMVADWGWRIPFAIGCIIIPFIFFLRRSLQETEEFTRRTQRPTMKQVFATLAANWSIVLGGMLMVAMTTTAFYLITVYAPTFGKTVLNLSTTDALLVTLLVGLSNFFWLPIGGHLSDRFGRKPILIAMTTLAIFTAYPALSFLAQAPSFEHMLEVLLWLSFIYGLYNGAMIPALTEIMPVEVRVAGFSLAYSLATAVFGGFTPAISTWLIHLSGDKGAPGYWVTFAALCALCSTLVLYRRSASRAPVPAC, encoded by the coding sequence ATGCATGCCTCCCCCAAGCCAGGCTCGTCTGCCGCCCGTTCCAAGGCGGGCGCTGTATTCCGAGTCACGTCCGGCAACTTTCTCGAACAGTTCGACTTCTTCCTCTTCGGCTTCTACGCCACGCAGATAGCGGCCGTCTTCTTCCCTGCCTCGAGTGAGTTCGCCTCGCTGATGATGACCTTCGCCGTGTTCGGCGCCGGCTTCCTGATGCGCCCGCTGGGGGCCGTGATCCTGGGCGCCTACATCGATGATGTCGGCCGCCGGAAGGGGTTGATCGTCACGCTTTCCATCATGGCCAGCGGTACGCTGCTGATCGTTCTCGTGCCGGGCTACTCGAGCATCGGCCTGTGGGCTCCGCTGCTGGTGCTCGTCGGGCGGCTGCTCCAGGGCTTCTCGGCGGGCGCCGAGCTGGGCGGTGTGTCGGTCTACCTGGCGGAGATGGCCACGCCGGGGCGCAAGGGCTTCTACACCAGCTGGCAGTCCGCCAGCCAGCAGGCGGCCATCGTCGTAGCCGCCGCGCTGGGGTACGGCCTCAACCAGCTGATGGCGCCGTCGATGGTCGCCGACTGGGGCTGGAGGATTCCGTTCGCCATCGGCTGCATCATCATCCCCTTCATCTTCTTCCTCCGTCGCAGCCTCCAGGAAACCGAGGAGTTCACCCGCCGCACCCAGCGCCCGACGATGAAGCAGGTCTTCGCCACCCTGGCCGCGAACTGGAGCATCGTCCTGGGCGGCATGCTGATGGTGGCGATGACCACGACCGCGTTCTACCTCATCACCGTGTATGCGCCCACATTCGGCAAGACGGTGCTGAATCTCAGTACCACCGACGCCTTGCTCGTCACCCTGCTGGTCGGCCTCTCGAACTTCTTCTGGCTCCCCATCGGCGGGCACCTGAGCGATCGCTTCGGGCGCAAACCCATCCTCATCGCCATGACCACGCTGGCCATCTTCACGGCCTACCCGGCGCTGTCGTTCCTCGCCCAGGCGCCGAGTTTCGAGCACATGCTGGAAGTCCTGCTGTGGCTGTCGTTCATCTATGGCCTCTACAACGGCGCGATGATCCCGGCCCTCACCGAAATCATGCCGGTGGAGGTCCGTGTCGCCGGCTTCTCGCTGGCCTACAGCCTGGCCACCGCCGTGTTCGGCGGCTTCACCCCCGCGATTTCCACCTGGCTCATCCACCTGAGTGGCGACAAGGGCGCGCCGGGCTACTGGGTGACCTTCGCCGCGCTCTGCGCCCTCTGTTCCACCCTCGTGCTCTACCGCCGGAGCGCCTCGCGCGCGCCCGTCCCCGCTTGCTGA
- a CDS encoding helix-turn-helix transcriptional regulator: MNARLAEWTQDIITILTQPPGQPQLQALTDWLQRTAPVDHVSLFLFEGSDAPLPLFHTLPAELQATFIDDYRGGSYLFDPFFLACTFERPDGLYSMRTLAPGSFRDNHYFQLYYRRLELSEELGFFTTPAPGCRAVLSLMRGQGGAVFSEEELELLGIAAPVVQEVVRLACEARGQPPVDALQPSDHVREVFSLFARELLTPRECKVVQLLLQGYSSSEIAQQLRITRGTVKVHRRNLYDKLEIGTQAELFGLFVRELMGARMFSRPQRRGRAQSRSAVSRSQ; encoded by the coding sequence ATGAACGCGCGTCTCGCTGAATGGACCCAAGACATCATCACCATCCTCACCCAACCCCCGGGCCAACCCCAGCTGCAGGCTTTGACCGACTGGCTGCAGCGAACCGCCCCGGTCGATCACGTCTCGCTGTTCCTCTTCGAAGGCAGCGATGCGCCCTTGCCGCTGTTCCACACCTTGCCCGCCGAGCTGCAGGCCACCTTCATCGACGACTACCGTGGCGGTTCGTACCTGTTCGATCCGTTCTTCCTCGCCTGCACCTTCGAGCGGCCGGATGGCCTCTACAGCATGCGCACGCTGGCGCCGGGGAGCTTTCGGGACAACCACTATTTCCAGCTCTACTACCGCCGCCTGGAATTGAGCGAGGAGCTGGGCTTCTTCACCACGCCCGCGCCGGGTTGCCGCGCGGTGTTGTCGTTGATGCGCGGGCAGGGTGGGGCGGTGTTCAGCGAGGAGGAGCTGGAGCTCCTGGGCATCGCGGCGCCGGTGGTGCAGGAGGTGGTGCGCCTGGCCTGTGAGGCGCGGGGCCAGCCGCCGGTGGATGCGCTGCAGCCCAGCGACCATGTGCGCGAGGTGTTCAGCCTGTTTGCGCGGGAGCTGCTGACGCCGCGCGAGTGCAAGGTGGTGCAGCTGCTGTTGCAGGGCTATTCCAGCAGCGAGATCGCCCAGCAGCTGCGCATCACCCGGGGCACGGTGAAGGTTCACCGGCGCAACCTCTACGACAAGCTGGAGATCGGCACCCAGGCGGAGCTGTTCGGGTTGTTCGTGCGTGAGCTGATGGGCGCGCGGATGTTCAGCCGGCCGCAGCGACGCGGCCGTGCCCAGTCGCGCTCTGCTGTCAGCCGGAGCCAATGA
- a CDS encoding molybdate ABC transporter substrate-binding protein — MKVFSKRLVALALGLCAIHATARAEELNVMTSGGFTAAFKLLSPQYAQSSGDTVNTILGPSMGNAREAIPNRLARGEHADVVIMVGYALDELIKQGKVDPASRVELADSRIGMVVKQGAPKPAIDTEEALKRTLLNARSLAYSDSASGVYIQNELFRKLGVQQQVGPKASMIERIPVASTVASGEYEMGFQQVAELLPVPGVTFVGKIPESLQSVTRYSAGIPRNAEHPERAKALLAYLSSSAAQPVVRSTGLDSIPR, encoded by the coding sequence ATGAAGGTATTTTCAAAACGTCTCGTCGCGCTCGCCCTCGGCCTGTGCGCGATCCATGCGACCGCACGCGCGGAAGAGCTGAACGTCATGACCTCGGGCGGCTTCACCGCGGCCTTCAAATTGCTGAGCCCGCAGTACGCGCAGAGCAGCGGCGATACGGTGAACACCATTCTCGGCCCCTCCATGGGCAATGCTCGCGAGGCCATCCCCAATCGCCTGGCGCGAGGGGAGCACGCCGACGTCGTGATCATGGTCGGGTATGCGCTGGATGAGCTGATCAAGCAGGGCAAGGTGGACCCGGCCTCCAGGGTCGAGCTGGCGGATTCGCGCATCGGCATGGTCGTGAAGCAGGGCGCCCCCAAGCCGGCGATCGATACCGAGGAAGCGCTGAAGCGCACGCTGCTGAACGCCCGGTCGCTCGCCTATTCCGATAGCGCCAGCGGGGTCTACATCCAGAACGAGTTGTTCAGGAAGCTCGGCGTCCAGCAGCAGGTCGGGCCGAAGGCAAGCATGATCGAACGGATTCCGGTTGCCTCCACCGTCGCCTCGGGTGAGTACGAGATGGGCTTCCAGCAAGTCGCCGAACTCTTGCCCGTGCCGGGCGTCACCTTCGTCGGCAAGATCCCGGAGTCGCTGCAGTCCGTAACCCGCTACTCCGCCGGTATTCCCCGCAATGCCGAGCACCCGGAGAGGGCGAAGGCGTTGCTGGCCTACCTGTCCTCGTCGGCGGCACAACCCGTCGTTCGCTCCACCGGCCTGGATTCAATCCCCCGCTAG
- a CDS encoding DNA cytosine methyltransferase, whose product MTQDQQNLFEDTLKDPTEELARAIQVVDLFAGPGGLGEGFTSFGEGNRFDIVVSAEKDPKAWQTLRLRAFYRLLKKERRDRLHEYYKYCNDPSASGEFTPSDETRELWEKAAKEAQCITLGSVEGNAALDNALDQRPGGLQHERPWVLIGGPPCQAYSVVGRARNQAKVDYVAEEDHRHFLYKEYLRIIREKQPTIFVMENVKGILSSKINNERIFSNILKDLSAPPEGEAGKRYHIYSLVTGTHFAPDDDVDKIDPRAFIIRAEDYGIPQARHRVILLGIAEDCLPDDVTQVKLSKDSPVATVGQVLGNLPKLRSSLTKIEDSQDAWASVVVDQVRYLRDQVDVKEELWRALGDVTKDFNPPATPGARRVPRAPGNVDGATGNQALDEWYRDKDLNCWLNHEVRGHMPTDLRRYVFAAAYAKLNGFSPKGHKGFNLEGLAPDHKNWESGVFSDRFRVQTENLPATTITSHISKDGHYFIHYDPQQCRSLSVREAARIQTFPDNYFFQGNRTEQFHQVGNAVPPLLASKIARVVFRLLFEKVKAFDERTAALEQVEPKAVCG is encoded by the coding sequence ATGACTCAAGACCAGCAGAACCTCTTCGAAGATACGCTCAAAGACCCAACAGAAGAGCTTGCCCGTGCTATCCAAGTGGTTGACCTCTTCGCGGGCCCCGGGGGCTTGGGAGAAGGTTTCACTTCGTTCGGCGAAGGCAACCGCTTTGACATCGTCGTGTCTGCGGAAAAGGATCCTAAAGCCTGGCAAACTCTTCGTCTGAGGGCCTTTTATCGGCTGCTCAAGAAGGAGCGGCGTGACCGCCTCCATGAGTACTATAAGTACTGCAATGACCCATCCGCATCCGGTGAATTCACTCCTTCGGACGAAACAAGAGAGCTATGGGAGAAGGCAGCCAAAGAGGCCCAGTGCATCACCCTTGGTAGCGTCGAGGGAAACGCGGCTTTAGACAATGCTCTGGATCAACGTCCTGGCGGCCTCCAGCACGAGCGCCCGTGGGTTCTTATTGGTGGTCCGCCCTGTCAGGCTTACTCCGTCGTCGGGCGTGCCCGTAATCAGGCCAAGGTCGACTACGTGGCTGAAGAGGATCACCGCCACTTCCTCTACAAGGAATACCTGCGAATTATTCGAGAGAAGCAGCCGACCATCTTCGTGATGGAAAACGTGAAGGGCATTCTCTCCTCCAAGATCAACAACGAGCGGATATTCTCCAACATACTGAAAGACCTGTCTGCGCCCCCTGAGGGTGAGGCCGGTAAGCGCTACCACATCTATTCGTTGGTGACTGGGACACATTTTGCCCCGGATGACGATGTCGACAAGATTGATCCGCGGGCATTCATCATCAGAGCTGAGGACTACGGCATTCCTCAGGCTCGACATCGCGTCATCCTATTGGGGATCGCAGAAGACTGCCTCCCTGATGATGTGACCCAAGTAAAGCTGAGCAAGGACAGCCCGGTGGCTACTGTGGGGCAGGTTCTGGGGAATTTGCCAAAGCTGCGTAGCAGCTTGACCAAGATTGAGGATAGCCAAGATGCGTGGGCCTCTGTCGTAGTAGACCAAGTGAGGTACTTGCGCGATCAGGTCGATGTTAAAGAGGAGCTGTGGCGAGCTTTGGGCGATGTCACGAAGGACTTCAATCCTCCGGCAACCCCTGGTGCAAGAAGGGTTCCGCGAGCTCCCGGCAACGTTGATGGCGCGACTGGCAATCAAGCTCTTGATGAGTGGTACCGAGACAAGGATCTGAATTGCTGGCTTAACCATGAGGTTCGAGGGCATATGCCGACCGATCTGCGTCGCTATGTTTTTGCAGCTGCCTACGCCAAGCTCAATGGTTTTTCCCCAAAGGGACACAAAGGTTTCAACCTTGAGGGCTTGGCGCCCGACCATAAGAACTGGGAGAGTGGCGTATTCAGCGATCGATTCCGAGTACAGACGGAGAATCTGCCGGCTACGACGATCACCAGCCATATCTCCAAGGACGGGCACTACTTCATCCACTATGACCCGCAACAGTGCCGCAGCCTGTCTGTGCGTGAAGCAGCTCGTATTCAAACCTTCCCAGATAACTACTTCTTCCAAGGAAATCGAACCGAGCAATTCCATCAGGTTGGCAATGCCGTTCCACCGCTATTGGCATCTAAGATCGCCAGAGTCGTCTTCCGATTGCTCTTCGAAAAAGTGAAAGCGTTCGACGAGAGGACAGCTGCGCTTGAGCAGGTGGAACCTAAAGCTGTGTGCGGTTGA
- a CDS encoding XRE family transcriptional regulator, with protein MKITDRLDLLVQARKPDIDVRRIKRDIADACGVSYEAVRRWYSGNTENLRNDNLIAIARKYDTTIDWLLTGTGAPPRKDTASVDIQSWLTTAQARFSKLEEPITADAIQVVLEELKGVATHPTSGDRKEISISHYNFNQSPSSAPRPADYSETISSLTLNEAFLQEKAAAYSSADQLAIVVLWDNSMADTLNDRDAVIVDCGVSTFNGDGVYLINWADHLFIRRLQLAGQEQLELIADNPSHKPRTVPMADVEVRGRVLVGFAIKKF; from the coding sequence ATGAAAATTACCGACCGCTTAGATCTACTCGTGCAGGCACGGAAGCCGGATATCGATGTGCGGCGGATAAAGAGGGATATTGCCGATGCATGTGGAGTCAGCTACGAAGCGGTGCGTAGGTGGTACAGCGGCAATACCGAGAACCTGCGCAATGACAACCTTATCGCCATTGCCAGGAAGTACGACACCACCATCGACTGGCTGCTGACCGGCACCGGTGCCCCGCCACGCAAAGACACCGCATCGGTGGATATCCAGTCCTGGTTAACCACTGCGCAGGCCAGATTCAGCAAACTCGAAGAGCCCATCACGGCAGACGCGATTCAAGTCGTGCTGGAAGAGTTGAAAGGGGTCGCCACTCACCCAACTAGTGGCGATCGCAAAGAGATTTCAATCTCTCACTACAACTTCAATCAATCGCCCTCCAGCGCTCCGAGACCGGCTGATTACAGCGAAACCATCAGCAGCCTGACGCTCAATGAAGCCTTTCTGCAGGAAAAAGCTGCGGCGTATTCGAGTGCGGATCAACTGGCCATTGTCGTCCTGTGGGATAACAGCATGGCCGATACCCTCAACGACCGCGACGCCGTTATCGTCGATTGCGGCGTGAGCACCTTCAATGGCGACGGCGTCTACCTGATCAACTGGGCCGACCACCTGTTCATCCGCCGCCTGCAATTAGCGGGACAAGAGCAGCTTGAACTGATTGCGGACAACCCGAGCCACAAGCCGCGCACAGTGCCGATGGCGGATGTGGAGGTGCGTGGGCGGGTGTTGGTGGGGTTTGCGATCAAGAAGTTCTGA
- a CDS encoding very short patch repair endonuclease, translated as MDIVSKEIRSRMMAGIRSRDTSPEMKVRRLLHRHGFRYRLHQKDLPGRPDLVLPRYRVCIFVHGCFWHRHLGCRYATTPSTRPEFWQSKFDQNVARDTRNKNALLAMGWRVLELWECGIRGPEAEMNWLLETVPDCNQKYISWPAFPAPVTA; from the coding sequence ATGGACATAGTCAGTAAAGAAATCAGGTCTCGCATGATGGCGGGCATTCGTAGCCGTGACACATCGCCGGAAATGAAAGTCCGGCGTCTGTTACATCGACACGGCTTCAGGTATCGCCTGCACCAAAAGGACCTCCCTGGAAGGCCGGATCTGGTGCTTCCGCGCTATCGCGTATGCATTTTTGTGCATGGGTGCTTCTGGCATCGGCACCTCGGTTGTCGCTATGCGACTACCCCCAGTACCCGCCCGGAATTCTGGCAGAGCAAATTTGACCAGAACGTCGCCCGAGATACCAGGAACAAGAATGCCCTGCTGGCCATGGGGTGGCGAGTGCTGGAGCTGTGGGAGTGCGGGATACGCGGGCCGGAAGCAGAGATGAACTGGCTTTTGGAAACCGTGCCGGATTGTAATCAAAAATATATCTCCTGGCCCGCCTTTCCTGCCCCAGTCACTGCCTGA
- a CDS encoding IS3 family transposase (programmed frameshift) has product MRKTTTYSPEVRERAVRMVLEHLNDYPSEWAAIEAIAPKIGCAAQTLHGWIRRQQTDAGQRPGQTSEERERIKALERENRELRKANEILRLASAYFCPGGARPPHQILRAFVDQHRDRLGVESICRVLQIAPSGYRRHAAQQRNPALRCCRARRDDALILEIQRVWDTNMQCYGAMKVWKQLRREGTEVARCTVERLMRRAGLQGIRRGQVMRTTVAGDKSLCPLDRVQRQFHADRPNQLWVSDFTYVSTWQGWLYVAFVIDVFARRIVGWRVSTSMKTDFVLDALEQALYARQPHCTGGLIHHSDRGSQYVSIRYTERLAEAGIEPSVGSKGDSYDNALAETINGLYKAELIYRQSWKSREAVEMATLKWVHWYNHQRLLSSIGYIPPAEAEANFHQQQAGQAMAA; this is encoded by the exons ATGAGAAAGACTACGACCTACTCCCCCGAAGTCCGTGAACGTGCTGTGCGCATGGTTCTGGAACACCTGAACGACTACCCCTCCGAGTGGGCGGCCATTGAGGCCATTGCGCCGAAAATCGGCTGCGCAGCGCAAACCCTGCATGGCTGGATTCGCCGCCAGCAGACCGATGCCGGTCAGCGCCCTGGTCAGACCAGCGAAGAGCGCGAGCGCATAAAGGCCCTGGAGCGCGAGAACCGCGAGCTGCGCAAAGCCAACGAGATTCTGCGCCTGGCCAGTGCGTATT TTTGCCCAGGCGGAGCTCGACCGCCGCACCAAATCCTGAGGGCATTTGTCGATCAGCATCGTGACCGTCTCGGGGTCGAGTCGATCTGCCGTGTCTTGCAGATCGCCCCGTCCGGTTACCGCAGGCACGCGGCTCAGCAGCGCAACCCGGCATTACGTTGCTGCCGTGCTCGACGCGATGACGCATTGATCCTGGAAATCCAGCGTGTATGGGACACCAACATGCAGTGTTATGGCGCGATGAAGGTCTGGAAGCAGCTCCGGCGAGAAGGCACCGAGGTGGCCAGATGCACGGTGGAGCGGTTGATGCGTCGGGCTGGATTACAGGGCATCAGGCGCGGCCAGGTCATGCGAACAACGGTGGCCGGCGACAAGTCGCTCTGTCCGCTGGATCGTGTGCAGCGCCAGTTCCATGCCGACCGTCCAAATCAGCTGTGGGTGTCGGACTTCACGTACGTGTCGACCTGGCAGGGCTGGCTGTATGTGGCCTTCGTGATTGACGTGTTTGCGCGGCGGATCGTTGGCTGGCGAGTCAGTACCAGCATGAAGACCGACTTCGTGCTGGATGCTCTGGAGCAAGCCCTGTATGCCCGCCAGCCGCATTGCACGGGTGGTCTGATCCATCACAGCGACCGTGGCAGCCAGTATGTCTCGATCCGCTACACCGAGCGGCTGGCAGAGGCCGGTATTGAACCCTCGGTTGGCAGCAAGGGCGACAGCTACGACAACGCCTTGGCTGAGACTATCAACGGGCTGTACAAGGCCGAGCTGATTTACCGCCAGTCGTGGAAGAGCCGCGAGGCTGTTGAGATGGCGACCTTGAAATGGGTGCACTGGTACAACCACCAGCGCCTGTTGAGCTCAATCGGCTATATCCCGCCTGCGGAGGCTGAGGCAAACTTCCACCAGCAACAAGCAGGTCAGGCCATGGCGGCCTGA
- a CDS encoding PD-(D/E)XK motif protein: MTKRAIERWKRLNATGAGDGVIEVPSIDSGITTGFGKARYAIGPQGQPRLLIPVAVSASLKSLSSTSKLQVTTSNFNVAGKRALFIDIMSLDRSLDLVFAELAEEILRRITEGHAPLKAVVEAIDDFRELLREQSRDEIPDIKIQGLIGELEILRRLASYNTAAAEVWTGPHELRHDFRRDVHALEVKTSGRSDATRVAIHGIDQLDPPAGGTLHLAHIRLERVEKGPLSVRVLFDDLIKLGVDKGSIKKGLEALECADPHSPEWNRLTFTLEGTTLYVITDGFPRIVSSSFVAGAIPAGVFALEYWVDLSHSKSFELSPLDSETALKRIAG; this comes from the coding sequence ATGACTAAACGTGCCATCGAACGCTGGAAGAGGCTGAACGCAACCGGTGCTGGTGACGGAGTAATCGAAGTCCCCAGCATCGACTCCGGCATAACGACAGGCTTCGGCAAGGCGCGATACGCGATCGGTCCCCAAGGGCAGCCGCGCCTTCTGATTCCTGTTGCAGTAAGTGCCTCGCTAAAAAGCCTCTCGTCCACCTCGAAGCTCCAAGTAACGACGTCGAATTTCAACGTCGCCGGAAAAAGGGCATTGTTCATCGACATCATGTCCCTAGATCGCTCTCTGGACCTAGTGTTCGCTGAGCTAGCAGAGGAAATTCTGCGACGGATTACCGAAGGCCATGCTCCCCTCAAAGCCGTGGTCGAGGCCATTGACGACTTCAGGGAGCTTCTTAGGGAACAGTCTCGTGACGAGATCCCCGACATCAAGATCCAAGGCCTAATCGGCGAACTGGAAATTCTAAGACGCCTGGCCAGCTACAACACGGCTGCCGCAGAAGTCTGGACCGGCCCCCACGAATTGCGTCATGACTTTCGACGGGACGTCCACGCACTGGAGGTGAAGACCTCCGGCCGCTCCGACGCGACCAGAGTGGCCATTCACGGCATTGATCAACTGGACCCACCTGCCGGAGGCACCCTGCACCTGGCCCACATTCGTCTGGAGCGAGTAGAGAAAGGCCCCCTTTCCGTGAGAGTCCTCTTTGACGACCTCATCAAACTCGGTGTCGATAAAGGCTCAATAAAAAAAGGGCTTGAAGCGCTGGAGTGTGCCGATCCGCACTCGCCAGAGTGGAATCGCCTCACCTTCACCCTAGAAGGAACGACGCTCTACGTTATTACGGATGGCTTTCCCCGGATTGTCAGCTCCAGCTTCGTGGCAGGGGCCATTCCAGCTGGTGTGTTCGCCTTGGAATACTGGGTTGATCTCAGCCATTCGAAATCCTTCGAGCTCTCCCCCCTTGATAGTGAGACAGCACTCAAAAGGATTGCTGGATGA